The Couchioplanes caeruleus sequence CGCAAATTGAGCGCGCTGTACGGCTTGTCCACGGTTCCCCGACGGCCAGGAGGTTGCGCACCGATCGGCATGCCCTCAGCCTAAGTCCGCCGCCCCCGCCCGGGCCAGACCGAGCTGACCCGGCAAACGACCCCGGCCCCGTCGTCATCGATGTCGGCTTGGCCAGTGACGCCGACGCCTTCGAGGAAGTGGCGACCACGCCCCCTTGCTGAACGCCGGGTTCGCCCGGCTCGCAGAATCCAGGGCGGTCGAGTCGGGGGTCTCGGTGTCCGTGAGGCCGAGTCGCCCTGGTGCCCGGGCTCATGCCTGCGTCCGCCGGGCGTGGGCCGGCGGGCTGCCGGTGTGGGTTCGATCGGGATGCACCGGGCCTGCGTACCAAGCCACGACCCCTCTCGGCCGCCGCATCAAGGCGGCGCACCTCGTCGGTGGTGACATTCGGGTCGGCGCGACGCCGGGACACGGCGTCGGTCAGCCGTGCCGGTGCGTCTCCGCCGGCCTGGTCGAGGAACGCGGCGAGCAGCAGGTCGGCGGACGCCGCCGCCGGATGCGCCGGGTCGGCGGCGACCTGAGCGATCAGAAGGGCGGTCATCGCCAGGTCCAGATCTGCTGGTCCGGCACCCGCAGCACCCGGTGGGCGTCCAGGGCGTAGACGTCGGCCTCCCGCCCCGCGGCGAAGGGCTGCTGATCTTCCATACGGCAATCATCGTGGAGAAGCAGTCCCGAGATCCGCGGCCCTCCGTCGCAAGGTCATCTCATCGGCGGACGGTCAACAACACCTTCTCCCTCGACAGTCGGGATGTCGGATAAGTCGGGTGCCGGGTGGTGCGGCGGTCGGGGTCCCGGGTGGTGCGGCGGTCGGGGCGCCGGGTGAGGTGCCGCAGCCACCAGGGCCGCGGCACCGACGCGAGGCGCCGCGCCCGCGGTCAGGACACCTCGCGTCGCAGCATCCGCACAGTGCCGAGCACCAGCGGCAAGCCCACCCAGAACGCGCAGGCCACGCCCAGCCGGCCCCACTGGCCGCCGCTCATCGTCGCTTCGCTCAGCGGCAACGACGTGACGTTGACGTCGAGCCATTCGGCTGCCCGCGCCAGCCACTTGACCATCGCGCCGAGCACCGTCCACGCCGTCGGTATGGCGAAGTACAGCACGATGGCCACCGGGGAGTTCATCAGCAGCGCCCCGAACGCCGAACCCATCAGCACGAAGATGACCTGGTTGAGCAGCAGCCGGCCGATCTGCTCGGCGGTGATCTCCCAACTGCCGTCACCACCCGTACCGATGGCGACGAGGTTCGCCGCCACGGTCAGGACGGCCGCCGCGGCCGTCGCCGCCACCGCGATGAGCACCGCCGCGGCAAGCTTCGCCACAACGACGCGTCCGCGGGCCGGGGTCAGGGTGAACGTGCCGAGCGCCGTCCGCTGCGACCACTCGCTGGTCATGGACAGGATGCCGAGCACAGGCAGCAGCACGCTCGCCGGTATCAGGCCGAACGCGAGCAGTCCCCGATACGTCTGCTCGGCGTCCGGAGCCGCGGCGATCATGATCACGGCCGTGCCGGCCGCGGCCAGACCGATCGCGATCAGCAGCCACAACCCCGATCGGGTGTCGGCCAGCTTGCGCAGCTCCACCTGCGTGAGCCGGACCAAGGACACCCCTTCTCCCGTACGGCTAGCGGACGAGCCAGGCGCAACACCGGGCGCCGAGGTCGGTGCATTCTGGACGGCGGTCATCGCGCGGCCTCCTTCGCCGACTCACCGGCGGTCAACGTCAGGAACAGGTTCTCGAGGCCACTGCTGCCGGCGGGACGCAGTTCCAGCAGTACCAGCCCCGCGTCGGCGGCCGCACGGCCGACGGTCTCGGCATCCGCCTGCACCACGACGCCCCCGTCGGTCGTCGCGGCTCCGCTGAGCCCGGCACGCCGCAGCGCCACCCCCAG is a genomic window containing:
- a CDS encoding ABC transporter permease, which gives rise to MSLVRLTQVELRKLADTRSGLWLLIAIGLAAAGTAVIMIAAAPDAEQTYRGLLAFGLIPASVLLPVLGILSMTSEWSQRTALGTFTLTPARGRVVVAKLAAAVLIAVAATAAAAVLTVAANLVAIGTGGDGSWEITAEQIGRLLLNQVIFVLMGSAFGALLMNSPVAIVLYFAIPTAWTVLGAMVKWLARAAEWLDVNVTSLPLSEATMSGGQWGRLGVACAFWVGLPLVLGTVRMLRREVS